Proteins encoded together in one Coffea arabica cultivar ET-39 chromosome 2c, Coffea Arabica ET-39 HiFi, whole genome shotgun sequence window:
- the LOC113731939 gene encoding uncharacterized protein, with product MHVNRVVADALGVVTICLVSVLVLLGLFCVLYSFYFRNRIKGFTQLGYFSGPWIIRILFIFLATWWGLGEIFRLNLLRRDGRLLNALSATWQESLCKIYIVSNLGFAEPCVFLTLVFLLRASLQKSGTLSPKWNARTAGYVLLYCVPVFVLQLVVILIGPKFNKESNMHRLPPYFTKAAATSKTRRNDDVALCTYPLLSTIILGLFNTILSAYLSLLGRRILHLVINNGLQKRVYALTCSVVCLVPLRVLFLGLSVRFRPELFLFETLAFLAFLSLWCCVGVGICLLVYFPVADSLALRNLQKDIEARRRVSDEHNDTMSLIANQSPVDESLVSSPGRNSVASTKRGSISFRTMEKDETSGAFVELSLFSPSRHSTPPGSPRLLGWPMLPPAQALGGP from the coding sequence ATGCACGTAAATAGAGTTGTTGCTGATGCACTTGGTGTGGTAACAATTTGCCTAGTTTCTGTTCTAGTTCTTCTTGGACTATTTTGCGTCCTGTATTCATTTTACTTCCGCAATCGCATCAAAGGTTTCACTCAACTTGGTTACTTTAGTGGCCCTTGGATTATCAGAATCTTGTTCATCTTTTTGGCAACCTGGTGGGGTCTTGGAGAAATATTTCGATTGAATTTACTGAGACGTGACGGTAGATTGTTAAATGCCCTTTCCGCGACATGGCAAGAATCATTGTGCAAGATCTACATCGTCTCAAACCTGGGGTTTGCAGAGCCTTGCGTGTTCCTCACCCTCGTATTCCTCCTCCGTGCATCCTTACAGAAGTCTGGAACATTGAGTCCGAAATGGAATGCAAGAACAGCTGGTTATGTACTTCTCTATTGCGTCCCAGTTTTTGTTCTTCAGCTTGTAGTTATTTTGATTGGACCCAAGTTCAACAAGGAAAGTAATATGCACAGATTGCCGCCTTACTTCACCAAGGCTGCTGCTACATCAAAGACAAGGCGCAATGATGATGTCGCTCTCTGCACATACCCATTATTGAGTACGATCATCCTAGGTCTCTTTAATACAATTTTAAGTGCATATCTGTCCTTGCTTGGAAGGCGAATTCTACATTTGGTCATCAATAACGGATTGCAGAAGAGAGTATATGCATTAACCTGCTCTGTTGTTTGTCTTGTTCCTTTGAGGGTTCTCTTTCTCGGTTTATCTGTTCGGTTTAGGCCTGAACTCTTCCTGTTTGAAACTCTTGCATTTTTggcttttctttccctttggtGTTGTGTTGGGGTGGGTATTTGCTTgcttgtttattttcctgttgCTGATTCTTTAGCCTTGAGGAATCTCCAGAAAGATATAGAGGCTAGAAGAAGAGTTAGTGATGAACATAACGACACCATGTCACTAATTGCTAACCAAAGCCCTGTAGATGAGAGCCTGGTAAGCAGTCCTGGAAGGAACTCAGTGGCTTCAACCAAGCGGGGATCAATTTCTTTCCGGACAATGGAGAAAGATGAAACGTCTGGAGCATTTGTGGAACTGAGCCTATTCTCTCCTAGTAGGCATTCAACCCCACCTGGCTCACCCAGACTTCTTGGCTGGCCCATGCTTCCTCCTGCGCAGGCTCTTGGTGGACCTTAA
- the LOC113731940 gene encoding cytochrome c — protein MATFEQAPPGDPKGGEKIFKTKCAQCHTVDKGAGHKQGPNLNGLFGRQSGTTAGYSYSAANKNMAVIWGENTLYDYLLNPKKYIPGTKMVFPGLKKPQERADLIAYLKHATSA, from the exons ATGGCAACGTTCGAGCAAGCTCCTCCCGGTGATCCTAAAGGCGGAGAGAAGATCTTCAAGACCAAGTGCGCTCAGTGCCACACCGTTGACAAAGGCGCCGGTCACAAACAAG GACCCAATTTGAATGGCCTTTTTGGACGGCAGTCTGGCACAACTGCTGGTTATTCTTACTCTGCTGCTAACAAGAACATGGCTGTCATCTGGGGAGAGAATACGCTGTATGATTATTTGCTTAACCCTAAGAAG TACATTCCTGGAACGAAGATGGTTTTTCCTGGATTGAAGAAACCACAGGAGCGTGCAGATCTCATTGCCTATCTCAAGCATGCAACCAGCGCTTGA